A segment of the Babylonia areolata isolate BAREFJ2019XMU chromosome 7, ASM4173473v1, whole genome shotgun sequence genome:
gaacgctggccattaaggagaagcgtgagcgaaggagaCATGGCTcaccttctggagacgttttcccttgcaacaccagtggaaagtgctgcgcatccagaatcggcctcttctcccatatgaggacacacaccgacagataagcctggctgcctactcatccgtcggtccgacgggagactcaatCATCATCACAGGGGCTCAAAAATCTGATGATCTAAACAAGACAAATGGAATGacaaagtgcgcgcgcgcgcgcgcacacacacacacacacacacacacacacacacacacacacacacacaataatgataaaaaaaaaaataacacgtaTGGAATAAAAATATGACATGCACACCTGTGCCGGTGATGGAAAAATGACTACTGATACAAGTGTTCTGTTGACAAAACGCTTATTACTGTCACAACAAAGGAGTGAGAACAagtatcaaacacacacgtgcaagaaACATTAAACACGTGGCAGTATCATGTCACTGAGAAATTAGATTATACGGTATGTACGGAAATGTATACACAATCGAAGCTACAGGTAAGTGCATAAGCTGGCTTCAATGGATATCAAGGATTTCAAAACTGACCTCAATTTGTGACCACTACATCTGAACAGTATTAATGATAAGACGTAACAGTCAGGTAGATTGGAAAAATGATTTTCTATTCCAAAATCTAGTTTAAAGTTTCGATAATATAAACATCTATTGATATTTTCCAGTGCGTCACGCCACATCCGAATATGATTATTTTGCAATTCCTGTCTGACatggaaacaaaacatgtttTTGTTAAAACATGACTGGGAATCCCATACGCAATCGAATCCAGTTTCTGTTAAAATATATCTTACGCAATTTACCTATAGTGATGTAAAAATTCATTCTTTATACAACTCAAACGAAATATCATATAATTTACAAGAATAATTCTGTGTTGTAGACGATATTATATCAGCCGAAAAACTGATCATTCTTGTCTTCACTAGCTCCGAGACAGGATAAATGCCTGTTTCTCCATAAATCATATGAGTCATAGTATTTCTTTTCAAACGGaataaatgtttttttaaatttcaattgTAGTTTCCCCAAAATATCTACATTTTCACACACCCCGGCCAAATTTCACAGCCATACAACAAAACTGGTATGACCATAGTATTAAAAAGTTCCAAACAAATTCTAAGAGACAAGTTTTTGTTTTCTAGCTGTGTCTAACAATGAATACATTGCTGTCAGTGCTCCTTTAAAAAAGGTACCTGTTCTGTTGAAAATGcctagatatttaaaagaattaaCAACCTCCAACGTTTGATCATTAAAAGTAAAGACATCTCGAGGATTCTTTCTTTTATGGAAAACAATAATTTTGGTTTTACTTGGATTCACGTCGAGTTTCCATTTCTGGCAATACCTTAATAAGGTAGTGAGTTCTTTTTACAAAGCAGACCAAGAATTAGCCAATAAAATGATATCATCTGCGTATAAGAGAACAAGTAGCCGAATATATCTTTCAATATCTAATCAAGACAAACTCAAGTCGATTTTAAGCAttttgttcacaaacacacacacacacacagacagagagagagagagagagagagagagagagagagtcgttctTTCCACTAGCTTACATActttaaagaaagaaattttcGAGAACATCGGTCAGCCATTTTCTCTTTACCCAACTTGATTTCCAATCATTTTCGAGAACATCGgtcagccagaaaaaaacaacaacaaaaaacagttcaCTTCTTCAACCGTTTAGCATACTGGTATCTTTACTATGTGTTCATGTATTCTGGAACGGAATAATTGAATAAGTCAAAGTCAACATCATACGATTCCGCGACCCTTTTCAGCAGTGAAGCAGACAAGTTTCGGTAATACTGACTGACAAACATTGACGTGGGTTTGTGAAGGTAGGAGGCGGAACGTTTGGGAAAGCTGACTTTGTGAGATGCGTTCAGCAACTGGAGCACGTGGCCAGCGTCTTCCTCCATTGTCTCGTACTTCCCAACAAAGTCGTAGTGCACCGCACAAGGCAGACACAGTCGGTGGAACCGTTCCCAGTGCTCGTTCATCCCGCCTGCAGACCTATCCACGACGTAGCGCAGAAACTCGTCAAAACCAATCATCAGCCGGCCCGAGGCGCGACGACCTAAGCTGCTCCGGTTTGAAACGTCCCGATAGTGCTGCACTATCGTATGGCCGTAAGCCCTCCTGAAAGCAACGGAGGTGGGCTTGTTAGCTTGGAATTTGTTGCGCCATGCTGACAAGAGCCGCTCCAGGGGGTCTCTGACGAAGACGAACTTGAAGTAGTGGCGCAGGCGGTAGCGGACGGCTGTTCGGTTGTAGCTTCTGAGGGAAGGCAGCCAGTCGAGGGCGGGATGGCTGTGAACGGATATCTTCATCATGTCAGCGGCACTGACACGCCCTCTCAGAACCAGCAGCACGCGCCGCCAGTTGCTGCAGGCCACCTtggggatgaaacagaacagcacctgcacacacgcgcgcgcacacacacacacaggtaacagagCAATCTCCAACCCCaagatacacagtcacacaggtaacaGAACAGCACCGTCATATACACAGGTAACAGAACAGCACCTGCATACACAGGTGACAGAACAACACCTGCATGTACACAGGTAACAGAACAGCACCAGAACATATACAGGAAACAGAacagcacatgcatacacacaggtaTTAGAATAGCACCTGCACACACCATTATCACAGAacagcacctgcacacacatgtcACAGAACAGCACCTGCACACACCCAGTTCTCAAACCAACAATGTCAGTGACatcttgcccctctctctctctctctctctctctctctctagcacagcTTTGCAGTACCATCAGTTTTGATTTGATTCATCATCTTGAGTTTCAAACCAAATTGACCACTGCTGCTGcttatgataacgatgatgatgatgataatcatatgctattgctgctgctactaccgatGATGATGAAGCTACTGCTTCTCCTGCTAAATTAAACtgactcctgctgctgctgataatgatgatgatactactgcaaCTAccgttgctgctgatgctgttg
Coding sequences within it:
- the LOC143284228 gene encoding carbohydrate sulfotransferase 11-like isoform X2, which translates into the protein MKLKMSIWSCLVVGLSVSICGLVYLSTGKTTVMKVPLSRFDPRTLRLKVQRSNHSAVTSLVIASDNSTVNVLRQPPAPAGFVSHQKEMLADYVWRQCQHKHMVSSPKPRSLSHLLVDDKNKVLFCFIPKVACSNWRRVLLVLRGRVSAADMMKISVHSHPALDWLPSLRSYNRTAVRYRLRHYFKFVFVRDPLERLLSAWRNKFQANKPTSVAFRRAYGHTIVQHYRDVSNRSSLGRRASGRLMIGFDEFLRYVVDRSAGGMNEHWERFHRLCLPCAVHYDFVGKYETMEEDAGHVLQLLNASHKVSFPKRSASYLHKPTSMFVSQYYRNLSASLLKRVAESYDVDFDLFNYSVPEYMNT
- the LOC143284228 gene encoding carbohydrate sulfotransferase 11-like isoform X1 encodes the protein MTTKCACVLYPNVSSHNYSKTVQQLRQPVSNGRCVGRGVLPVASAHQPLALEETGLCLSTPTMKLKMSIWSCLVVGLSVSICGLVYLSTGKTTVMKVPLSRFDPRTLRLKVQRSNHSAVTSLVIASDNSTVNVLRQPPAPAGFVSHQKEMLADYVWRQCQHKHMVSSPKPRSLSHLLVDDKNKVLFCFIPKVACSNWRRVLLVLRGRVSAADMMKISVHSHPALDWLPSLRSYNRTAVRYRLRHYFKFVFVRDPLERLLSAWRNKFQANKPTSVAFRRAYGHTIVQHYRDVSNRSSLGRRASGRLMIGFDEFLRYVVDRSAGGMNEHWERFHRLCLPCAVHYDFVGKYETMEEDAGHVLQLLNASHKVSFPKRSASYLHKPTSMFVSQYYRNLSASLLKRVAESYDVDFDLFNYSVPEYMNT